The Sporomusa termitida genome has a window encoding:
- a CDS encoding HD-GYP domain-containing protein yields the protein MFPNQHLLRLEELKPGMIVAQPVLSDTGQVLLEQGVFLTEDYIDNLSNWKISQVSIVLPNKSLSSNCRFFSIYKDTLASVEETFKKVRAFKEVPIAECKELVENYIELMVNITGVIDDLHNVKAHNEYTFKHSLNVAIIAGIIGKWLGFTEKNLKDIILAGLLHDIGKVLIPEDILDKPGKLTPEEMAVVRAHPTHGYHLLDDCFDITEEVKLGILQHHEREDGSGYPLGLAREKIHTYAKIVAIADIYDAMSTERVYRKKVLPFTVVEVILDQMYDKLNPQICLIFLAHIRGFLIGSSVLLNDGSKAKVVLLNGLLKLRPVVQLESGDLIDLDREKNLEVVTILDEVNAV from the coding sequence ATGTTTCCGAACCAACACTTATTACGGCTAGAAGAACTTAAGCCAGGTATGATAGTCGCGCAGCCGGTTCTGTCTGATACAGGACAAGTTTTGTTGGAACAAGGTGTATTTTTGACAGAGGACTATATTGACAATCTTAGCAACTGGAAAATATCACAGGTTAGTATTGTGTTGCCTAATAAAAGCTTATCGTCAAATTGCCGGTTTTTTAGTATATATAAAGATACCCTTGCATCAGTAGAGGAAACCTTTAAAAAAGTCAGGGCTTTTAAAGAAGTGCCAATTGCCGAGTGTAAGGAATTAGTCGAAAACTACATTGAACTGATGGTCAACATTACCGGGGTCATAGATGATTTGCATAATGTTAAAGCCCACAATGAATATACCTTCAAACATTCTCTTAATGTGGCAATCATCGCCGGCATTATTGGCAAATGGCTGGGATTTACCGAAAAAAATCTGAAAGACATCATCTTAGCAGGACTGTTACACGATATCGGCAAGGTTCTAATCCCTGAAGACATACTGGATAAGCCGGGCAAGCTTACACCGGAAGAGATGGCGGTTGTCAGAGCCCATCCTACCCACGGGTATCATTTACTGGACGACTGCTTTGACATAACGGAAGAAGTAAAGCTGGGGATATTGCAGCATCATGAACGGGAAGACGGCAGTGGTTATCCGCTGGGTTTAGCCCGGGAAAAGATCCATACCTACGCAAAAATTGTTGCTATTGCCGATATTTATGATGCAATGAGTACCGAGCGGGTGTATAGGAAGAAAGTGCTTCCCTTCACCGTCGTGGAGGTTATTCTAGATCAGATGTATGATAAGCTTAATCCCCAGATCTGCCTGATCTTTCTGGCTCACATCCGTGGCTTTCTCATCGGCAGCTCGGTGCTGTTAAATGATGGCAGCAAGGCCAAGGTAGTGCTGTTAAACGGACTGTTAAAATTAAGGCCGGTCGTTCAACTGGAAAGCGGTGATTTAATTGATCTTGACAGGGAAAAAAATCTTGAGGTTGTTACCATTCTGGATGAAGTAAACGCCGTATAA
- a CDS encoding methyl-accepting chemotaxis protein, with protein MKIKKIQSRLLLVLLPLVVVALSVLAGVSYYLSNKSLSASIDETAMSMGTDYARRVQADMSLLISQLEGLASVQQVSAGTDKTQIGQVLAEFQTRIKSFDAVIFILPDGAGISGTGDAATYGERDYFKKVLATKAAVVSDPLVSKATGKLAVVLAVPVTQEGRLTGVLVGTFSMARLTDMIKDLQFLDTGYGQLSDDSGIIIAHPKRPELAGKLNIAEKKVNPELKLQQPELDDRLINLFKEAVQSGQQARGVYRFNDNVERISVSTPVELPGGKRWVMMVAAPQAEATRPTDALARTMLIIAVLCIVIATAGIIIIARYIAKPISLIRDECLLLAQGDLREREAKIFSEDEIGQLAKGFREMRENLRTLVVRVHSQSEQVAASSEELTASADQSALAATQVAVAITAVAAGAGDQLAAANETAAVVEAMSASIQQVAATANGVAGQSSQAAGKANEGKAAVDKAVYQMTQIEETVNNSAQVVSELGERSREIGQIVATISGIAGQTNLLALNAAIEAARAGEQGRGFAVVAEEVRKLAEQSQAATEQIAALIGGIQGDTGKAVQAMDAGTREVKLGAAVVNAAGQAFQEIVVLVTQVSEQVTEISTAIEQMKLGSQQIVGSVKRIDNLSKTAAGEAQVVSAATEEQSATMEEIAAASQSLAHLATDLQEAVRKFLV; from the coding sequence ATGAAAATAAAAAAGATTCAATCACGCCTATTGCTGGTATTGCTGCCACTTGTGGTAGTAGCCCTAAGTGTATTAGCCGGAGTTAGTTATTATCTTTCCAACAAATCACTGTCAGCAAGCATTGATGAAACTGCTATGTCAATGGGAACTGACTATGCCCGGCGGGTGCAGGCCGACATGAGCCTCCTGATTTCCCAGCTGGAGGGTCTGGCCAGTGTTCAGCAGGTGAGTGCCGGGACTGATAAGACTCAGATTGGGCAGGTGCTGGCAGAATTCCAAACACGGATTAAGAGTTTTGATGCCGTTATTTTTATCTTACCCGATGGCGCCGGTATTTCCGGTACCGGCGATGCGGCTACCTATGGTGAACGCGACTATTTTAAAAAGGTATTGGCAACAAAGGCAGCGGTCGTCTCCGATCCTTTGGTATCCAAGGCAACCGGGAAGCTGGCGGTCGTTCTGGCGGTACCGGTTACACAGGAAGGCCGTCTGACCGGGGTGCTTGTCGGCACATTTTCCATGGCAAGGCTGACAGACATGATTAAAGACCTGCAGTTTCTGGATACCGGTTATGGTCAGCTTAGTGATGATTCGGGTATCATTATTGCCCATCCCAAACGGCCTGAACTTGCCGGTAAACTGAATATCGCAGAGAAGAAGGTGAATCCCGAGCTTAAATTGCAGCAACCCGAACTTGATGATCGTCTGATTAATTTGTTTAAGGAGGCAGTTCAGTCAGGGCAGCAGGCCCGGGGGGTATATCGCTTTAATGATAATGTGGAGAGGATCAGTGTCTCCACACCGGTCGAGCTGCCTGGCGGTAAACGCTGGGTAATGATGGTGGCAGCACCGCAAGCCGAGGCTACCAGGCCAACCGATGCTCTGGCGAGGACTATGCTGATTATTGCTGTTTTATGTATAGTTATTGCTACCGCCGGTATTATTATAATTGCCAGATATATTGCCAAACCTATTTCCCTGATTCGAGATGAATGCCTGCTGCTGGCGCAGGGGGATTTACGGGAGCGGGAGGCTAAAATTTTTTCTGAAGATGAGATTGGTCAATTGGCCAAAGGCTTCAGGGAGATGCGGGAAAACCTGCGTACGCTTGTCGTCAGGGTCCACTCTCAGTCTGAGCAGGTAGCCGCTTCCAGTGAAGAGCTGACGGCCAGTGCCGACCAATCGGCACTGGCTGCCACTCAAGTCGCGGTCGCCATCACGGCTGTGGCAGCCGGGGCGGGAGACCAACTGGCGGCAGCAAATGAAACGGCAGCAGTGGTTGAAGCAATGTCCGCCAGCATTCAGCAGGTGGCGGCAACCGCCAATGGGGTAGCCGGCCAATCCTCACAGGCAGCCGGTAAAGCCAATGAAGGCAAGGCTGCGGTCGATAAAGCGGTGTATCAAATGACGCAAATCGAAGAGACTGTCAATAATTCAGCCCAGGTAGTGAGTGAGCTGGGGGAACGGTCACGCGAGATTGGCCAGATTGTTGCTACTATTTCCGGTATTGCCGGCCAGACCAATTTGTTGGCTCTTAATGCGGCTATTGAGGCGGCCCGGGCCGGTGAGCAGGGACGGGGCTTTGCCGTTGTGGCTGAAGAGGTACGCAAGCTGGCCGAGCAGTCCCAGGCCGCTACGGAGCAAATTGCCGCCTTGATTGGCGGCATTCAGGGGGACACCGGGAAAGCGGTACAGGCGATGGATGCCGGTACCCGCGAAGTCAAACTGGGAGCAGCGGTGGTCAATGCTGCCGGCCAGGCTTTTCAGGAAATCGTGGTGCTCGTAACCCAGGTATCCGAGCAGGTAACAGAAATATCCACCGCGATTGAGCAGATGAAACTTGGCAGCCAGCAGATTGTCGGCTCGGTAAAGCGGATTGACAACCTGAGCAAAACCGCCGCCGGAGAAGCTCAGGTTGTGTCGGCGGCCACCGAGGAGCAGTCGGCAACGATGGAGGAAATCGCCGCTGCCAGTCAAAGCCTTGCCCACCTGGCAACAGACCTGCAGGAAGCTGTGAGAAAGTTCCTTGTGTAA
- a CDS encoding SGNH/GDSL hydrolase family protein — protein MTLFKSNRRLRHNNTWWVHRGAFLLKTAGIIVCLVLVTPCLQSALSEPSTSEAHAGELAGGKIRLVWEPIPDAVAYQIVFSNEQGGMSEAANLTDGIVRKEIYTPGVELDIALLPKGETIWWQVRALNLDREPVSGFTALQELTAGEIDPAAPYITAHLAALPRLPLYPVYAWIPVLGAEAYEVQIFSGPIQSGTLKQRYVINGASSFDYYDTDAFTVAGDYWWRVIALDAKGQPVGAWSEAQPFTVQREGNNVAALGDSVTHGGGAISNPPSDPVYDWTSYVDMPVKNLGRSGDTTSTILARFDEDVLPFRPTILVIMGGINDIRGGTPAAEVINNLSQIGEKCRENKITPVFLTLTPVNPALIKRAFNEDTSETWQEEWHKVNEWVRGQAHYVDIAPLFTTAEGVMPGHYATDGLHPDSQGKALIGQAVDQWLRATFGDSY, from the coding sequence ATGACACTTTTTAAAAGTAATCGACGGTTACGTCACAATAATACCTGGTGGGTGCACAGGGGGGCTTTTCTCCTAAAAACTGCCGGTATTATAGTCTGTCTGGTGCTAGTGACTCCTTGCCTGCAGTCAGCGCTCTCCGAGCCCAGCACCTCTGAAGCCCATGCCGGCGAGCTTGCAGGCGGGAAAATTCGTCTGGTGTGGGAGCCGATTCCGGATGCAGTAGCCTACCAAATTGTGTTTAGCAACGAACAGGGCGGGATGAGTGAGGCGGCCAATCTTACTGACGGTATTGTGCGTAAGGAAATATATACTCCCGGTGTTGAACTGGATATAGCCCTCTTGCCTAAGGGAGAAACAATTTGGTGGCAAGTCCGGGCTCTAAATCTAGACCGGGAACCGGTTTCCGGGTTTACTGCCTTGCAGGAATTAACAGCCGGAGAGATTGACCCGGCTGCACCCTATATTACCGCCCATTTGGCGGCTTTGCCCAGACTGCCTTTATATCCCGTTTATGCCTGGATTCCGGTGTTGGGGGCAGAGGCCTATGAAGTTCAGATTTTTTCCGGGCCAATCCAGTCCGGCACCCTCAAACAGCGTTATGTGATAAACGGGGCGTCGTCCTTTGACTATTATGATACTGACGCGTTTACCGTCGCCGGAGACTACTGGTGGCGGGTTATAGCTCTGGACGCGAAGGGACAGCCTGTGGGAGCATGGTCAGAGGCCCAGCCTTTTACGGTACAACGGGAGGGGAATAATGTGGCTGCACTGGGTGACAGTGTTACCCATGGCGGCGGCGCGATTTCCAATCCCCCCAGTGATCCGGTTTATGACTGGACAAGCTATGTTGATATGCCTGTTAAAAATTTAGGCCGGAGCGGGGATACAACCAGTACTATTTTGGCCCGGTTTGATGAAGATGTATTGCCTTTCCGGCCGACAATACTTGTTATTATGGGCGGGATTAATGATATTCGCGGTGGAACACCGGCGGCAGAAGTGATTAACAATCTAAGCCAAATCGGGGAAAAGTGCCGGGAGAATAAAATCACGCCCGTGTTCCTGACACTCACCCCCGTAAACCCGGCCCTGATAAAACGCGCTTTTAATGAGGATACCAGTGAGACCTGGCAGGAAGAGTGGCATAAAGTAAATGAATGGGTCAGGGGCCAAGCCCACTATGTGGATATTGCGCCACTGTTCACAACCGCTGAAGGGGTTATGCC